A single region of the Yersinia entomophaga genome encodes:
- a CDS encoding amino acid permease: protein MEKKLGLTALTALVLSSMLGAGVFSLPQNMAEVASPAALLIGWSITGVGIIFLAFAMLLLTRLRPDLDGGIFTYAKEGFGDLVGFFSAWGYWLCAVIANVSYLVIVFAALSFFTDTPDHIVFGEGNTWQALIGASFLLWVVHALVLRGVQTAASINLVATLAKLLPLGGFIILAAIAFNLETFTLDFSGIALGTPVWEQVKSTMLITLWVFIGVEGAVVVSARARNKKDVGRATMLAVLSALSVYLLITLLSLGVVPRAELAEMRNPSMAGLMVELMGPLGEIVIATGLIISVCGAYLSWTIMAAEVPLHAAKHGAFPKAFCQQNKNNAPSQSLWFTNGAVQIALVLIWITGSNYNTLLTIASEMILVPYFLVGAFLFKVALKRQDWRLIVAASGACLYGLWLIYAAGMLHLLLSVLLYAPGLLVFIYARKSHHDMRILNKMERVAICLVMVATLPATWLIMH, encoded by the coding sequence TTGGAAAAAAAACTCGGCCTAACCGCGCTAACCGCACTTGTTCTCAGCTCCATGCTAGGCGCCGGCGTCTTTAGCCTACCGCAGAACATGGCTGAAGTTGCCAGTCCAGCGGCGTTACTTATCGGTTGGAGTATTACCGGCGTAGGGATTATCTTCCTCGCCTTTGCCATGCTGTTGTTGACTCGCCTCAGGCCGGATCTGGATGGCGGTATCTTTACCTATGCTAAAGAAGGCTTTGGCGATCTGGTCGGCTTTTTCTCCGCCTGGGGTTACTGGCTGTGCGCGGTGATCGCTAACGTGTCTTATCTGGTTATTGTGTTTGCCGCGCTGAGCTTTTTCACCGATACGCCAGATCACATCGTTTTTGGTGAAGGGAATACCTGGCAAGCATTGATCGGTGCCTCTTTCCTGCTGTGGGTGGTGCACGCCTTGGTATTACGCGGCGTACAGACTGCGGCCAGCATCAATTTGGTGGCGACGCTGGCGAAACTGTTACCCTTAGGCGGTTTTATTATTCTGGCGGCGATCGCCTTTAATCTCGAGACCTTTACGCTGGATTTCAGCGGCATCGCTTTGGGTACGCCGGTGTGGGAGCAGGTTAAAAGCACCATGCTTATCACTCTTTGGGTGTTTATCGGTGTGGAAGGTGCAGTAGTGGTTTCGGCGCGGGCGCGAAATAAAAAGGACGTTGGTCGGGCAACCATGCTGGCGGTGTTATCTGCACTGAGCGTGTATTTGCTGATCACCTTACTGTCGCTAGGCGTAGTACCACGCGCCGAGCTGGCAGAGATGCGCAACCCATCGATGGCCGGTTTGATGGTTGAACTGATGGGGCCACTGGGTGAAATCGTTATCGCCACGGGTCTGATTATTTCAGTCTGCGGCGCTTACTTGAGCTGGACCATTATGGCCGCCGAGGTGCCGTTGCATGCGGCTAAACATGGCGCTTTCCCGAAAGCGTTTTGTCAGCAAAATAAGAATAATGCGCCATCCCAATCGCTGTGGTTTACCAACGGCGCGGTGCAGATTGCGTTGGTACTGATTTGGATTACCGGAAGTAACTATAATACGCTGCTAACTATCGCTTCTGAAATGATTTTAGTGCCGTATTTCTTGGTGGGCGCATTTCTGTTTAAGGTTGCGCTAAAACGTCAGGATTGGCGCTTGATTGTGGCGGCCAGCGGTGCCTGCTTATACGGTTTATGGCTGATTTACGCCGCCGGTATGCTGCATTTGCTGCTGTCGGTATTATTGTATGCGCCGGGATTATTGGTGTTTATTTATGCTCGGAAAAGTCACCATGATATGCGCATCTTAAATAAAATGGAGCGCGTGGCCATTTGTCTGGTAATGGTCGCTACCCTGCCCGCGACCTGGTTAATTATGCATTAA
- the ydgH gene encoding DUF1471 family protein YdgH: MKLKYTIIASALLSLTAFSAAQAAQELAPEKAASIKPFQRITITGRFNAINEAAAAVSRRADALGADAFYIQDTNSNNNGGNWRVTADLYHKDAEKVSQETQYRTFNGVKELPKNEAYLLEPFDTVSVSGFFRSQPDINDAISKEAKRKNASFFFIVRQVDANGGGNQFITAYVYKADAPKRKVQSPDVIPADSDAGRAALAAGGAEAAKVELPGVASSGTPSNAVGRFFETQSSTGKRYTVTLSDGTQIQELNNTTAAQMVPFDSVTFTGHFNSMTDVSQEVAKRAAAKGAKYYHVTRQWQNKSGGNLTVSADLFK, encoded by the coding sequence ATGAAGCTGAAATACACGATCATCGCGTCAGCATTGCTATCACTGACTGCATTTTCTGCTGCACAAGCCGCGCAAGAATTAGCGCCGGAAAAAGCAGCCTCCATTAAACCGTTCCAACGTATAACAATTACCGGTCGGTTTAACGCAATCAATGAAGCAGCCGCTGCGGTGTCACGTCGCGCTGACGCATTGGGCGCAGACGCTTTCTATATTCAGGATACTAACAGCAATAATAACGGCGGTAACTGGCGTGTAACGGCCGATCTGTACCACAAAGATGCGGAAAAAGTGAGTCAAGAGACTCAATACCGCACCTTCAACGGCGTAAAAGAGCTGCCGAAGAACGAAGCTTATCTGCTGGAGCCTTTTGATACCGTGTCTGTCAGCGGCTTCTTCCGCAGCCAACCGGATATTAACGACGCAATCTCTAAAGAAGCGAAAAGAAAAAATGCCAGCTTCTTCTTCATCGTGCGTCAAGTCGATGCCAACGGCGGCGGTAACCAGTTTATCACCGCTTACGTATATAAAGCTGATGCGCCAAAACGTAAGGTGCAAAGCCCGGACGTCATCCCTGCTGATTCCGACGCAGGCCGTGCCGCACTGGCAGCGGGCGGTGCCGAAGCGGCTAAAGTTGAACTGCCGGGCGTTGCCTCTTCTGGTACGCCAAGCAATGCCGTGGGTCGCTTCTTCGAAACTCAGTCTTCAACCGGGAAGCGTTACACTGTAACTCTGTCCGACGGTACGCAAATTCAGGAACTGAATAACACCACTGCGGCACAAATGGTGCCCTTTGATTCAGTTACCTTTACCGGTCACTTCAACAGTATGACCGATGTTTCGCAAGAAGTGGCTAAACGTGCCGCAGCGAAAGGAGCCAAGTACTACCACGTGACTCGTCAGTGGCAAAACAAAAGCGGCGGCAACCTGACCGTTAGCGCTGATTTGTTCAAATAA
- a CDS encoding carboxypeptidase M32, whose product MITAYHQLRSTFTRLSRFEHLSAIAGWDMQTMMPPKGNLARSEALAELNVLHHQILTAPQVGQWLEQAEQETLNDIEKANLREMRRHYDNAVLVPESLVEAKSLAGARCEHAWRQQRINNDWAGFAENLREVVKLSRQEAEIRAQAAGTSRYDALLNLYEPGLRSSDLDRIFGDLKQWLPDLLQKAIVKQAKQPHLTPVGPFDLEKQRQLSLSVMALLGFDFDGGRVDVSVHPFCGGVPQDVRITTRYNEKEFTSALMGIVHETGHARYEQNLPREWLGQPISHARSTAIHESQSLLFEMQLARSDEFLKLLLPLAIKHFGEQAALTEDNFIALNQRVEAGFIRVDADEVSYPAHVILRYEIEKALIEGEIEVEDIPAQWNEKMQRYLGLNTEGNYRNGCMQDIHWTDGAFGYFPTYTLGAMYAAQLFQTAREAIPNLDQQIGNGDLSALFAWLQQNIWQHGSRYLTDELIIKATGETLNPRFFRQHLERRYL is encoded by the coding sequence ATGATCACAGCCTATCATCAGCTGCGCAGCACCTTCACTCGCCTGTCTCGTTTTGAACATCTCTCGGCTATTGCCGGCTGGGACATGCAAACCATGATGCCCCCTAAAGGCAATTTGGCTCGCTCAGAGGCCTTGGCCGAGCTAAACGTGCTGCATCACCAAATTCTGACCGCGCCACAGGTCGGCCAATGGCTTGAGCAGGCGGAACAGGAAACTCTGAACGATATTGAGAAAGCGAATCTGCGCGAAATGCGTCGCCACTACGATAACGCGGTACTGGTGCCAGAAAGTTTGGTTGAAGCGAAATCGCTGGCAGGCGCGCGTTGTGAACATGCCTGGCGTCAGCAACGCATCAATAATGATTGGGCGGGCTTTGCAGAAAATCTGCGAGAAGTGGTGAAACTTAGTCGTCAGGAGGCCGAGATCCGTGCGCAGGCTGCCGGCACATCTCGCTACGATGCGTTATTAAACCTGTATGAGCCGGGTTTACGCAGCAGCGATTTGGATCGTATTTTTGGTGATTTAAAGCAATGGTTACCAGATTTGCTGCAAAAAGCGATCGTCAAGCAGGCTAAACAACCACATTTAACACCAGTCGGCCCATTTGATTTAGAGAAACAGCGCCAGCTTAGCCTGAGTGTCATGGCGCTACTTGGTTTTGATTTTGACGGTGGCCGGGTTGATGTTAGCGTACATCCTTTCTGCGGCGGTGTTCCGCAAGATGTACGTATCACTACACGTTATAACGAGAAAGAATTCACTAGCGCCCTGATGGGGATCGTTCACGAAACGGGGCACGCCCGCTATGAACAGAATTTACCGCGCGAATGGTTAGGCCAACCTATTTCTCATGCTCGCTCCACGGCGATACATGAATCTCAAAGCTTGCTATTTGAGATGCAATTGGCACGTAGCGACGAGTTTCTAAAGCTTTTGCTCCCCCTTGCTATCAAGCACTTTGGCGAACAAGCGGCGTTAACCGAGGACAACTTTATTGCGCTTAATCAGCGTGTTGAAGCCGGTTTTATTCGGGTGGATGCCGATGAGGTTAGCTATCCGGCTCATGTGATTTTGCGTTACGAAATCGAAAAAGCGCTGATCGAAGGCGAAATTGAGGTTGAGGACATTCCGGCACAGTGGAATGAAAAAATGCAGCGTTATTTGGGGCTAAATACCGAGGGCAACTATCGCAACGGCTGCATGCAAGATATTCACTGGACCGACGGGGCTTTTGGCTATTTCCCAACTTATACCTTGGGCGCAATGTATGCCGCTCAATTATTCCAAACGGCTCGTGAAGCGATTCCAAATCTGGATCAACAAATTGGTAATGGCGATCTCAGCGCCTTATTCGCTTGGTTGCAGCAAAATATCTGGCAGCACGGTAGCCGTTATCTCACCGACGAGTTGATAATTAAAGCCACGGGCGAAACTCTTAATCCGCGTTTCTTCCGTCAGCACTTAGAGCGCCGTTATCTCTAA
- a CDS encoding FecR domain-containing protein encodes MTMPPMNNPTIQDAQGVPIASESAREAVFWLTHLMDDAATEQDRQAWLHWRNQHPDNERAWRHIESCCADFSRLNVQAAHSTLSILGKTKLGKTNRRGVLKLLAASCITGGGVILGGHSRGWLSWQADYHTDIGEQKSLTLEDGTHLQLNTQTAVNVRYSDVARQIVLIRGEVMVESGQLEQQAHFPRPLSLETPQGRIVAIGTRFSVYLKGTQSEVDVYQGAVRLSPRSLRQSLTIPAGQGGWLSASGCGVKPLIREKSAWVKGQLLVDNQKLSDFLAELSRYRSGVVRCQPEASSLRLSGVFPLADTDRILKALPDVLPVQVKYFSRYWVQIDIR; translated from the coding sequence ATGACCATGCCCCCAATGAATAATCCGACGATTCAGGATGCCCAAGGCGTGCCTATTGCCAGCGAAAGCGCGCGGGAGGCGGTTTTCTGGCTGACGCATTTAATGGACGATGCGGCGACGGAACAGGATCGGCAGGCGTGGTTACATTGGCGTAATCAGCATCCGGATAATGAGCGGGCGTGGCGGCATATTGAGTCTTGTTGCGCCGATTTTAGTCGCCTCAACGTTCAGGCAGCCCACAGCACTTTATCTATATTGGGGAAAACCAAATTGGGGAAAACCAATCGGCGGGGCGTATTGAAGTTACTGGCCGCCAGCTGTATCACCGGCGGAGGGGTGATTCTGGGTGGTCACTCTAGGGGCTGGCTATCTTGGCAGGCTGACTATCACACCGATATTGGCGAACAAAAAAGTCTGACGCTAGAAGATGGCACGCACCTACAGCTCAATACTCAAACGGCGGTTAATGTGCGTTACAGCGATGTGGCTCGCCAGATTGTGCTAATTCGGGGGGAAGTGATGGTGGAAAGTGGCCAGTTGGAACAGCAGGCGCATTTTCCCCGTCCGCTGAGCCTGGAAACGCCACAGGGCCGTATTGTGGCGATAGGAACACGATTTAGCGTTTACTTAAAGGGAACGCAGAGTGAGGTGGATGTTTATCAGGGGGCGGTAAGGTTATCACCGCGGTCTCTTAGGCAGAGCCTGACTATCCCGGCTGGGCAGGGTGGTTGGCTGTCCGCATCTGGATGCGGGGTGAAGCCGTTAATACGAGAAAAAAGCGCTTGGGTAAAGGGGCAATTATTAGTCGACAATCAGAAACTCAGTGATTTTCTTGCCGAACTAAGCCGCTATCGTTCCGGCGTAGTGCGTTGTCAGCCGGAAGCCTCCAGTCTGCGTTTGTCGGGGGTTTTCCCTTTGGCGGATACTGACCGCATTCTTAAAGCGTTACCCGATGTCTTGCCAGTTCAGGTCAAATATTTCTCTCGTTATTGGGTTCAGATAGATATTCGATGA
- the rstA gene encoding two-component system response regulator RstA, with the protein MTKIVFVEDDPEVGKLIAAYLGKHDIDVLIEPRGDTAQDFITEQQPDLVLLDIMLPGKDGMTLCRDLRPHYDGPIVLLTSLDSDMNHILSLEMGANDYILKTTPPAVLLARLRLHLRQRQSQSKEPQVATLTNQNAIRFGLLCIDPVNRQVNLGQEEITLSTSDFDLLWELATHAGIIMDREILLKSLRGVSYDGMDRSIDVAISRLRRKLYDNTLEPFRIKTVRNKGYLFAPNAWESVQQ; encoded by the coding sequence ATGACTAAAATTGTTTTTGTCGAAGACGACCCAGAAGTCGGAAAGTTGATTGCCGCCTATTTAGGCAAACATGATATTGACGTTCTGATTGAGCCGCGAGGCGACACCGCGCAGGACTTTATTACCGAGCAACAGCCGGATTTAGTGCTGTTGGATATTATGTTGCCGGGTAAAGACGGTATGACGCTTTGCCGGGATCTGCGTCCTCATTATGATGGCCCGATAGTCCTGCTGACCTCATTGGATAGTGATATGAACCATATCCTATCGCTGGAAATGGGTGCGAATGATTATATTCTGAAAACTACGCCACCTGCCGTTTTGCTGGCGCGGCTGCGTTTACATTTACGCCAACGGCAAAGCCAGAGCAAAGAGCCACAGGTAGCCACGCTGACCAATCAAAACGCGATTCGCTTCGGCCTGCTCTGTATCGATCCAGTTAATCGTCAGGTCAATCTGGGTCAGGAGGAAATTACGCTTTCCACGTCAGACTTCGATTTACTTTGGGAACTGGCCACCCACGCCGGTATTATTATGGATCGGGAAATCTTATTAAAAAGTCTGCGCGGCGTCAGCTATGACGGAATGGATCGCAGTATCGACGTGGCAATCTCTCGTTTACGTCGCAAACTTTACGATAATACGCTGGAGCCATTCCGCATTAAAACCGTGCGTAATAAAGGTTACCTGTTTGCTCCTAACGCCTGGGAATCCGTCCAACAATGA
- a CDS encoding sigma-70 family RNA polymerase sigma factor encodes MRETSASAHGFAQRLYFEHHGWLYHWLRNKVGCPQHAADLTQDTFLNILINPDAQAIRQPRPFLATVARRLVANHYRRKTIEDAYLSALSALPEVVTPSPETRLLTLEILEKLDAALDGLPPQVREAFLLAHLQGMRYSDIAERLRVSASSVKQYLQRANLQCFFALSS; translated from the coding sequence ATGAGGGAGACATCAGCCAGTGCGCATGGTTTTGCCCAGCGACTTTACTTCGAACATCACGGTTGGCTTTATCACTGGTTGCGCAACAAAGTGGGATGTCCGCAACATGCGGCAGATCTCACGCAAGATACCTTCCTGAATATCCTGATTAATCCCGATGCGCAGGCAATTCGTCAGCCCCGTCCCTTTTTAGCCACCGTGGCGCGGCGTCTGGTGGCTAATCACTATCGTCGCAAAACGATTGAAGATGCTTATCTCTCGGCTCTCAGTGCATTACCCGAAGTGGTTACGCCATCGCCTGAAACTCGTCTATTAACCTTGGAAATTCTGGAAAAACTGGATGCCGCGCTCGATGGTTTACCGCCGCAGGTGAGGGAAGCCTTCCTGTTGGCTCACTTACAGGGTATGCGCTACAGCGATATTGCTGAACGTCTGCGGGTTTCTGCCAGTTCGGTTAAACAGTACCTACAGCGCGCTAATCTTCAGTGTTTTTTCGCGCTATCTTCTTAG
- the rstB gene encoding two-component system sensor histidine kinase RstB encodes MRKLFIQFFLLLFVCFMVMAMLVGLVYKVTAERAGRQSLDDLMKSSLSLMRSELREIPLRDWNKTIETLDLNLSFELHIEPLDKRDLGPRLNKRLRAGEIIALDDEYSFLQRIPRSHYVLVVGPVPYLFYLHQMRLLDLALLILIGMSLALPVFLWMRPHWKDLLQLENAAQRLGSGHLDERTHFDPTSSLNRLGVAFNQMADNISTLIASKKLLIDGIAHELRTPLVRLRYRLAMSENLSETEQLALNRDIGQLESLIDELLTYARLDRPQVSLNLEPIDLPTWLQTKVEDMRLIHREREIALDIPHSGDFGAVDLRLMERVLDNLVNNALCYSNQRLRIGLWFDGDEACLQVEDDGPGIPPDERTKVFEPFVRLDPSRDRATGGCGLGLAIVHSIAQAYQGRVFVESSSLGGASFRFCWPVKDYYSLSVDSDAVSDKK; translated from the coding sequence ATGAGAAAACTATTCATACAGTTTTTCTTATTGCTGTTTGTCTGCTTTATGGTGATGGCGATGCTGGTCGGGCTGGTTTATAAAGTCACCGCCGAACGCGCTGGGCGCCAGTCTTTAGACGACTTGATGAAAAGCTCGCTGTCATTGATGCGCAGTGAACTGAGAGAAATCCCCCTGCGTGACTGGAATAAAACCATCGAAACGCTGGATTTGAATCTTTCGTTTGAACTGCATATTGAACCGCTGGATAAACGAGATTTAGGGCCACGCCTGAATAAACGACTGCGGGCAGGAGAGATCATCGCTTTAGACGATGAGTACTCATTCTTGCAGCGAATTCCGCGCAGTCATTATGTATTGGTGGTCGGACCGGTTCCGTATTTATTCTATTTACATCAAATGCGGCTGTTGGATCTGGCTCTGCTGATTTTAATCGGTATGTCGCTGGCGTTGCCGGTTTTCCTGTGGATGCGCCCGCACTGGAAAGATCTGCTACAGCTAGAAAACGCTGCCCAGCGGCTGGGTTCCGGACATTTAGATGAACGGACGCACTTTGATCCGACTTCCAGTCTGAATCGTCTCGGCGTCGCTTTTAATCAGATGGCGGATAACATCAGCACTCTGATTGCCAGTAAAAAACTGCTGATTGACGGCATAGCCCACGAGTTGCGCACCCCGTTGGTTCGTTTGCGCTACCGTTTAGCCATGAGTGAAAATCTGAGCGAAACAGAGCAACTGGCATTAAACCGGGATATCGGTCAGTTGGAATCATTGATAGACGAACTATTGACTTATGCTCGTCTGGATCGCCCTCAGGTTTCTCTTAATCTGGAGCCAATAGATTTACCGACCTGGCTGCAAACTAAAGTCGAAGATATGCGCCTGATTCACCGCGAGCGAGAAATCGCGCTGGATATTCCGCACAGTGGCGATTTTGGTGCGGTGGATTTACGCCTAATGGAACGAGTGCTGGATAATTTGGTGAATAACGCCCTGTGCTACTCCAATCAGCGTTTGCGCATCGGCCTGTGGTTCGACGGCGATGAAGCTTGTCTGCAGGTTGAAGACGATGGTCCCGGCATTCCGCCGGATGAACGCACCAAAGTGTTTGAGCCTTTTGTCCGCTTAGATCCAAGTCGCGATCGCGCGACCGGCGGCTGCGGTTTAGGCCTGGCAATCGTTCACTCCATCGCGCAGGCTTATCAGGGACGCGTTTTTGTAGAAAGCAGTTCTTTGGGCGGCGCGAGCTTCCGTTTCTGCTGGCCAGTCAAAGATTACTACAGTTTATCCGTAGATTCAGACGCAGTATCAGATAAAAAATAA
- a CDS encoding energy transducer TonB — translation MQTTKNSLSAPSDIAMMPMRGRERVRWSGSTVLALLLHGGLICWLAYHYVAADSVTAAPPPALMLVLADKIESVPAPNDVPMGPPKVLSAPESSVKSETERQESVQPAAPEAMKPAILAAKNKVIEKPKPVSQRRETQNDNAPSLDSLPSTTPSAEATSAPPSAAEQRIAAPYTSDSFAQTQGIPDWSSLMLGHLSRHKRYPPIAVRQSRQGIVLVRVTLDKAGLVSATRLMKSSGVDSLDNEALALPKRAQPLPPAPEEIMANRKEISITIPVRFDLRELRN, via the coding sequence ATGCAAACCACTAAAAATAGCCTGTCGGCGCCGTCAGATATTGCCATGATGCCTATGCGTGGCCGGGAGCGTGTTCGTTGGAGTGGTAGCACCGTTCTGGCTTTACTGTTACACGGCGGCCTGATCTGCTGGCTGGCTTATCATTATGTTGCTGCGGATTCGGTTACCGCCGCGCCGCCACCGGCGTTGATGCTGGTATTGGCAGACAAAATAGAATCCGTCCCCGCGCCAAATGATGTCCCTATGGGGCCGCCCAAAGTGCTATCTGCGCCGGAATCCAGCGTGAAATCAGAAACGGAACGGCAGGAAAGCGTGCAGCCGGCAGCGCCGGAAGCGATGAAGCCCGCAATATTGGCAGCGAAAAATAAGGTCATAGAAAAACCGAAACCGGTAAGTCAGCGTCGTGAAACGCAAAACGATAATGCGCCCTCACTGGACTCGTTACCAAGTACTACGCCGTCAGCCGAAGCAACCAGCGCGCCTCCGAGCGCAGCAGAGCAACGTATCGCCGCGCCTTACACCAGTGACAGTTTTGCGCAGACCCAAGGCATACCTGACTGGAGTAGCCTAATGCTGGGACACCTTAGCCGCCATAAGCGTTACCCGCCCATTGCGGTGCGCCAGAGTCGGCAGGGTATCGTGCTGGTACGCGTTACGCTGGATAAAGCAGGGCTGGTTTCAGCGACTCGCTTAATGAAAAGCAGCGGCGTTGACTCGTTGGATAATGAAGCTTTGGCTCTGCCTAAGCGTGCGCAACCTTTACCGCCAGCGCCGGAGGAAATAATGGCTAATCGAAAAGAAATCAGCATTACTATTCCTGTTCGTTTTGACTTACGCGAACTGCGGAATTAA
- a CDS encoding M66 family metalloprotease: MEKTTTDKKNVITFNNNDFPSDLGGELSASILFVQNSVIPAGKHLNDDIQPHLTSHKKTMVLFKSKQEIDEAIPVTLTLKDAENQVAGTYTLRPPKDLTRLVEQIKDFNGSEDDFIEPAVYDKSISGQAELNKLQNDTQGNQIKSILSTNNSLKISTRDGGWIKDFYMPVADELDGKLVTFSSNAGYNSFIHYSGKKVTLNRGLTIVLRNYKGSWYSLDDVKYSQISFGEGFWSVIIPFEKIVPGIQLDFEHNGKHGQLGNIQVGASNELIIHTIDLGMLTPYRNAFEFQKKNEYHRQYFQQVPLSRLIVSQYEPQYFKEVMLPEGVLLTDYDPSTGGVYEGTMRQRIGKELISIGINNANYGINSSQGKGENGHPYSTAQLTAHNSIGKYVNGIIVHGLSGGGGIVTLESSIGNEFSHEVGHNYGLGHYPNGYAGSIHQAPDKPNSCWGWDSDNDQFIPNFENTISNKPTCQDEQCAAPFAGHSFGRDAMASGSPMYMQSNAFTLHTPYSLSKIQTFLENKAVFDRHSPTGFNKWNATTQTMEPWENRVETKSNKDAAPSEVTMASMTALLERHDLITVSFKNKSFAKDIYIPIATEENKGKAVRVKNVTNSTSLLHVNNQLYTIAYNHNTVYLSNGKTWLEVADYSLSEAKRPYKQGVAVTTLVGYYDPQGALSSYIFPALHGSFGMVYQGDGNRANICYLEVQFEGGVVQQFKLSANRIDATCMNKFHINVEEGLNPIKASIFVGGVEVSSIDIAKPTSNLEFSVNGVAL, from the coding sequence ATGGAAAAGACAACGACCGACAAAAAAAACGTTATTACATTTAATAACAACGATTTTCCAAGCGATCTCGGTGGGGAGCTTTCTGCCTCTATTCTTTTTGTACAGAACAGTGTGATTCCGGCTGGTAAACATCTTAACGATGATATTCAGCCGCATTTAACATCGCATAAGAAAACTATGGTCCTGTTTAAATCAAAACAAGAGATTGACGAGGCTATTCCGGTCACTTTGACTCTGAAAGATGCGGAAAATCAGGTGGCTGGCACTTACACCCTGCGTCCGCCCAAGGACTTGACGCGGCTGGTTGAGCAGATTAAAGACTTCAACGGCAGTGAAGATGACTTTATTGAACCGGCAGTTTATGACAAATCCATTTCTGGTCAGGCCGAGCTGAATAAACTACAAAATGATACGCAAGGTAATCAGATTAAATCCATTCTTTCTACCAATAACAGTTTAAAGATCAGCACTCGAGATGGTGGTTGGATTAAAGATTTTTATATGCCTGTTGCGGATGAACTGGATGGTAAATTAGTCACTTTCTCCTCGAATGCCGGATATAATTCATTTATCCACTACTCAGGTAAAAAAGTTACGCTGAATCGTGGTCTGACCATAGTGCTGCGTAATTATAAAGGTTCTTGGTACAGTCTGGATGATGTGAAATATAGCCAGATTTCTTTTGGTGAAGGCTTCTGGTCGGTCATTATTCCGTTTGAAAAAATCGTTCCAGGTATTCAGCTTGATTTTGAACATAACGGCAAACACGGCCAACTTGGTAATATCCAGGTTGGGGCGTCGAACGAGTTAATTATCCACACCATTGATTTAGGTATGTTAACGCCGTATCGCAACGCATTCGAATTCCAGAAAAAAAATGAATATCATCGCCAGTATTTCCAACAGGTTCCATTGAGCCGACTGATCGTTTCACAGTACGAACCGCAGTATTTCAAAGAAGTGATGTTGCCGGAAGGTGTGCTGCTAACCGATTACGATCCAAGCACCGGTGGCGTTTATGAGGGAACAATGCGTCAGCGCATTGGTAAAGAACTGATTTCCATCGGTATTAATAATGCTAACTACGGTATCAACTCCTCACAAGGGAAAGGGGAAAACGGCCATCCGTACAGTACCGCACAGCTTACTGCGCATAATTCCATTGGTAAGTACGTCAATGGGATTATCGTACATGGTTTATCCGGCGGCGGCGGTATTGTGACCCTGGAAAGCAGTATTGGGAATGAGTTCAGCCATGAAGTTGGCCATAACTACGGTTTAGGACATTATCCAAACGGATACGCGGGTTCTATTCATCAGGCTCCGGATAAGCCAAACTCCTGCTGGGGTTGGGACAGCGATAACGATCAGTTCATCCCTAACTTCGAAAATACAATCAGCAACAAACCAACCTGTCAGGATGAGCAATGCGCAGCACCTTTTGCCGGGCACAGTTTTGGTCGCGATGCGATGGCGAGTGGTTCGCCAATGTATATGCAAAGTAATGCTTTTACCCTGCATACACCTTATTCGTTATCAAAAATTCAAACTTTCCTGGAGAATAAAGCCGTATTTGATCGCCATTCGCCTACCGGTTTTAATAAGTGGAATGCCACGACTCAAACAATGGAACCTTGGGAAAACCGGGTGGAAACCAAGTCAAATAAAGATGCAGCGCCTTCAGAAGTTACCATGGCATCAATGACGGCATTACTTGAACGCCATGATCTGATTACCGTGTCGTTTAAAAATAAGAGTTTTGCTAAGGATATTTATATTCCTATTGCTACAGAGGAGAATAAAGGTAAAGCCGTACGAGTTAAAAACGTAACTAACTCTACTTCTTTGCTTCATGTGAATAACCAGCTCTATACCATTGCCTATAACCACAACACCGTTTATTTATCTAATGGTAAAACTTGGTTGGAAGTTGCCGATTACTCGCTGAGCGAAGCCAAACGTCCATATAAACAAGGGGTAGCGGTCACTACATTGGTTGGTTATTACGATCCTCAGGGGGCGCTGAGCAGTTATATCTTCCCGGCATTACATGGTTCATTCGGTATGGTTTATCAAGGTGACGGTAACCGAGCCAATATTTGTTATCTCGAAGTACAATTCGAAGGTGGGGTCGTTCAGCAATTCAAACTCTCTGCTAACCGCATTGATGCCACCTGTATGAACAAATTCCACATTAACGTAGAGGAAGGTTTGAATCCGATAAAAGCATCTATTTTTGTCGGCGGCGTGGAGGTATCGTCCATTGATATTGCTAAACCAACATCCAACCTGGAATTCAGTGTTAATGGGGTGGCATTGTAA